In Arachis stenosperma cultivar V10309 chromosome 1, arast.V10309.gnm1.PFL2, whole genome shotgun sequence, one DNA window encodes the following:
- the LOC130974046 gene encoding LOW QUALITY PROTEIN: uncharacterized protein LOC130974046 (The sequence of the model RefSeq protein was modified relative to this genomic sequence to represent the inferred CDS: substituted 2 bases at 2 genomic stop codons), which translates to MDPNQLKSFFNYLQNFSQIPNTQQSQTSNSQVSNQNFTLPNSFQNPNPQNLSNFNFQAPYNNQFPIFQPQNQNSQTPHFSFSSIFNPSIGNVTPTFLPFPTQFSASRHNSSGVGGSSNPSSQTPIQSSPNFQYSDFANPRGLDAIDLNDDDIEDRRQDNSEEEDIDRSSIPITRRWINRDREAGHDRLFQDYFADKPVYNADIFRRRFRMRRHVFLRIVDALSNVYPYFQQRVDATGRKGLSSVQKCTAAIRMLAYGVGANAVDDYVRIGESTTIECLEKFVEGVILVFEDEYLQKSKPNDVQRLLQMAEGRGFPDMLGSIDCMHXQXKNCPKAWKVSGSNNDINVLDRSLVFDDILNHRAPEVNYTINSNNYTMRYYLADGIYPKWATFVKSISKPQEKKRKLFAQYQEGQRKDVERTFGVLQARFAIICGPMRFWKKKKLANIMRACIILHNMIVEDEKDTYAKSFAQNLEYDDVESSLSQPQLGEEDFASYHQFLQRNAQL; encoded by the exons ATGGATCCAAACCAACTCAAATCTTTCTTCAATTACTTACAAAACTTTTCTCAAATTCCAAATACCCAACAATCTCAAACCTCAAACTCTCAAGTTTCAAATCAAAACTTCACACTACCAAATTCATTTCAAAATCCAAATCCACAAAATCtttctaatttcaattttcaagcTCCTTATAATAATCAGTTTCCTATATTCCAACCGcaaaatcaaaattcacaaaCACCCCATTTTTCATTTTCGTCCATATTTAACCCCTCTATCGGAAATGTTACTCCAACTTTCTTGCCGTTTCCAACTCAATTCAGTGCATCAAGACATAACTCATCTGGTGTTGGTGGCTCTTCTAATCCATCCTCTCAGACTCCTATACAATCTAGTCCAAATTTTCAATATTCAGATTTTGCCAACCCTCGTGGATTAGATGCTATCGACcttaatgatgatgatattgaagATCGGAGGCAAGATA attcagaagaagaagatatcgATAGAAGCTCTATCCCAATTACTCGTAGATGGATCAATAGAGATCGAGAAGCAGGACATGATCGCCTTTTTCAAGATTACTTTGCAGATAAACCGGTATATAATGCTGACATTTTTCGAAGGAGATTTCGAATGAGAAGACATGTGTTCCTTCGGATAGTAGATGCTCTCTCAAACGTCTATCCGTATTTCCAACAGAGGGTTGATGCAACTGGAAGAAAAGGCTTGTCATCAGTCCAGAAATGTACCGCTGCGATACGCATGTTAGCATATGGCGTAGGAGCTAATGCTGTTGATGATTATGTGCGCATAGGTGAGAGCACTACAATTGAATGCTTGGAAAAATTTGTTGAAGGTGTCATTTTGGTGTTCGAGGATGAATACTTGCAAAAATCCAAACCAAATGACGTACAACGCCTGCTACAAATGGCGGAGGGTCGTGGCTTCCCTGACATGTTGGGTAGCATTGACTGCATGCATTGACAATAGAAAAATTGTCCAAAGGCGTGGAAAG TTTCTGGTTCAAATAACGATATCAACGTGTTAGATCGCTCTCTAGTGTTCGATGATATTCTAAACCACCGTGCTCCGGAGGTAAATTACACTATTAATAGTAATAATTATACTATGAGATACTATTTAGCAGATGGTATTTATCCTAAATGGGCCAC ATTTGTCAAATCAATCTCAAAGCCACAAGAAAAAAAACGTAAGTTATTTGCACAATACCAAGAAGGGCAAAGAAAAGATGTAGAGCGAACATTCGGAGTGTTGCAAGCACGCTTTGCAATTATATGTGGTCCAATGCGCttttggaaaaagaagaaacttgCAAACATAATGAGAGCTTGTATTATATTGCATAATATGATTGTTGAGGATGAAAAAGACACTTATGCAAAAAGTTTTGCTCAAAACTTAGAGTATGACGATGTCGAAAGCAGCTTATCACAACCTCAGTTGGGAGAAGAAGATTTTGCATCATACCATCAATTTCTTCAAAGAAATGCCCAACTTTGA